The following are encoded together in the Anabrus simplex isolate iqAnaSimp1 chromosome 5, ASM4041472v1, whole genome shotgun sequence genome:
- the PIG-B gene encoding GPI mannosyltransferase 3, which translates to MSPLKALFVILVVRLSAVFIIQTSFVPDEYWQSLEVAHYMIYNYGYITWEWKEGIRSCLYPSLIAVIYKVLYWMNLDSVDNLILMPRVLQALISSVSDFCLWLWLCREIKTSGGVALFSIAIPWFWFYCCSRTLSNTLETSLTAMALYFFPWKNNKSRSISGSTSFLWFVGLACILRPTAAILWIPLCIYHILSASRNFVTVICREYLFIGAIYIVVSAVVDSFFYKHLIFTPFNFMYFNVIQNVGKFYGTHPAHWYLTSGLPVVIGAHLIPFFASCGRFVIIPLFRYHFYKIKPPLFQYQYQKIMFLCVVSITWTLSVYSCLPHKEFRFILPVLPMVLFISYIWLIYFHKTAHRFVIVLLDLVLLCGAVIPSLYLGTVHQCGTRVVMQELASDAIHDPHHTDILFLMPCHSTPLYSHLHVNVSTRFLTCDPFHKGDRDEADEFYESPVPWLVTYFRNHSSPSHIIIYDKLYPNVSNFLLSRNYSVSLCIFHAHIVEGRVGNYIYILQQNLQEK; encoded by the coding sequence ATGTCGCCACTGAAAGCTCTTTTTGTAATCTTAGTGGTTCGATTAAGTGCTGTTTTTATCATTCAGACCTCATTTGTTCCGGACGAGTATTGGCAATCCTTAGAAGTAGCACATTATATGATTTACAACTACGGATATATTACATGGGAATGGAAGGAAGGAATAAGGAGCTGTTTATATCCATCATTAATTGCAGTTATTTATAAGGTCCTTTACTGGATGAACCTGGATTCTGTTGACAATTTGATACTAATGCCACGGGTCTTGCAAGCCTTAATAAGTTCAGTGTCAGACTTCTGTTTGTGGTTATGGCTGTGTCGAGAAATAAAGACATCGGGTGGAGTGGCATTATTCAGCATTGCCATACCATGGTTTTGGTTCTATTGCTGTTCAAGAACACTTTCCAATACTCTGGAGACTTCGTTAACAGCAATGGCATTGTACTTTTTTCCCTGGAAGAATAATAAATCAAGATCCATTTCAGGTTCAACTTCCTTTTTGTGGTTTGTTGGATTAGCATGCATATTGCGACCCACTGCTGCGATTTTATGGATTCCGTTATGTATATACCACATTTTGTCTGCATCCAGAAATTTCGTAACTGTTATATGTCGCGAATATTTATTTATTGGAGCAATCTACATTGTCGTTTCAGCAGTGGTCGATTCATTCTTCTATAAGCATTTAATATTTACACCATTCAACTTTATGTACTTTAATGTTATACAGAATGTTGGGAAGTTTTATGGAACACATCCTGCTCACTGGTACCTTACATCTGGCTTACCTGTTGTAATAGGTGCTCATTTAATTCCATTTTTTGCCAGCTGTGGAAGGTTTGTGATTATTCCGTTATTTCGATATCACTTCTATAAAATTAAGCCTCCATTGTTTCAATATCAATATCAAAAAATAATGTTCCTCTGTGTTGTTTCTATCACTTGGACTTTATCAGTTTACTCATGTCTTCCTCATAAAGAGTTCAGATTTATCCTACCTGTACTACCAATGGTACTTTTCATATCATATATATGGCTCATTTACTTTCACAAGACAGCACACAGATTTGTTATTGTACTTCTGGATCTGGTGTTACTGTGTGGTGCTGTAATTCCATCATTGTATTTAGGCACTGTACATCAGTGTGGAACTCGTGTGGTAATGCAAGAACTTGCTTCAGATGCTATTCATGATCCTCATCACACAGATATCTTATTCCTGATGCCTTGTCATTCTACTCCACTGTATAGTCACCTGCATGTAAATGTATCCACAAGATTTTTGACTTGTGACCCATTTCATAAGGGTGACAGAGATGAGGCAGATGAATTCTATGAGTCACCAGTTCCCTGGCTCGTGACATATTTTCGTAATCATTCCTCACCATCtcacattattatttatgataaaCTGTATCCGAATGTATCTAACTTCCTGTTGTCAAGAAATTATTCTGTATCCTTATGTATTTTTCATGCACATATAGTAGAAGGAAGAGTAGGCAATTATATTTACATCCTTCAGCAAAACCTCCAAGAAAAGTAA